A section of the Suncus etruscus isolate mSunEtr1 chromosome X, mSunEtr1.pri.cur, whole genome shotgun sequence genome encodes:
- the LOC125998789 gene encoding DDB1- and CUL4-associated factor 8-like — MSGANDVEEEEASSSQDLVRSRDVDVPQGQLEQELEEALENWVASEVSPLPRPRWQVVSALRDRQLGSRANFVSKACGSRALLQRFQLQRELKGHVGSVSTLQFNQSGAWLTSSGYDLRVIIWDWVQQRALLDFDSGLTGDVYQAKFLPNSGDTAMAMCGRDGQVRVAQLCSSPASQTIRRVAQHRAAAHSLALVPHCPHRFLTSGEDAAVYHVDLRLDQPASKLLVLKKNRKRVGLYTIFVNPNNIHEFAVGGQDPVVRIYDQRKMDRRVNNGVLKKFCPPHLCTNKIKPSISSLVYSYDGTELLASYNDEDIYLFNTNSCDEAQYVRRYKGHRNTLPFKGVNFYGPRSQFVVSGSDCGHLFFWEKSSSQIVQCFHGDQGFTINSIEPHPHLPVIASCGLCVTPKIWGPSSIVTTDPEGTKILMKKNKQQRDAFYLCHRGNFENHVIWCLMHQLRS; from the coding sequence ATGAGCGGTGCGAATGacgtggaagaggaggaggcttCATCGTCTCAGGACCTCGTGAGGTCCAGAGACGTCGACGTCCCACAAGGGCAGTTAGAGCAGGAGCTGGAGGAGGCCCTGGAGAACTGGGTGGCCTCGGAGGTTTCTCCCCTGCCTCGCCCCCGCTGGCAGGTCGTATCTGCCCTGCGCGACCGGCAGCTGGGCTCCAGGGCCAACTTCGTCTCCAAGGCCTGTGGGTCCAGAGCGCTGCTGCAGCGCTTCCAGCTGCAGAGGGAGCTGAAAGGCCACGTGGGCAGCGTCAGCACCCTGCAGTTTAACCAGAGTGGGGCCTGGCTGACCAGCAGTGGCTATGACTTGAGAGTCATCATCTGGGATTGGGTGCAGCAGCGTGCCCTGCTGGACTTTGACAGTGGCTTAACCGGTGATGTCTACCAGGCCAAGTTCCTCCCAAATAGTGGGGATACCGCCATGGCCATGTGCGGCCGAGATGGCCAGGTTCGGGTGGCACAGCTCTGCTCCTCCCCAGCCAGCCAGACCATCAGACGTGTGGCTCAGCACCGAGCAGCTGCCCACAGTCTGGCATTAGTGCCACACTGCCCACACAGATTCCTCACATCAGGCGAAGATGCTGCTGTCTATCATGTGGACCTCCGGCTGGATCAGCCAGCTTCCAAACTGCTCGTCTTAAAAAAGAATCGGAAGAGAGTGGGGCTCTATACAATCTTTGTGAATCCTAACAACATTCACGAATTTGCAGTGGGTGGACAAGATCCGGTTGTTAGAATATATGACCAAAGAAAAATGGACCGGAGGGTCAATAATGGAGTACTTAAGAAATTCTGTCCTCCACACTTGTGCACCAATAAAATTAAGCCAAGCATCTCAAGCCTGGTGTATAGCTATGATGGCACTGAGCTCTTGGCCAGTTATAATGATGAAGATATTTATCTCTTTAATACTAACAGCTGTGATGAAGCCCAGTATGTGAGGAGATACAAGGGGCATCGAAATACTTTGCCATTTAAAGGTGTCAATTTCTATGGGCCTAGAAGTCAGTTTGTTGTGAGTGGCAGTGACTGTGGACATCTATTTTTCTGGGAGAAGTCATCTAGCCAGATTGTTCAGTGCTTTCACGGGGATCAGGGATTTACCATCAATAGCATTGAACCCCACCCTCACCTACCTGTTATAGCGAGCTGTGGCCTATGTGTGACACCCAAGATCTGGGGACCCTCAAGCATAGTTACTACTGACCCTGAAGGAACGAAGATCCTGATGAAAAAGAATAAGCAACAACGTGATGCATTTTACTTGTGCCACAGGGGTAATTTTGAAAACCATGTGATTTGGTGTCTTATGCATCAATTAAGATCCTAA